Proteins co-encoded in one Epinephelus moara isolate mb chromosome 13, YSFRI_EMoa_1.0, whole genome shotgun sequence genomic window:
- the LOC126399467 gene encoding phytanoyl-CoA hydroxylase-interacting protein-like isoform X1 — protein sequence MEPPHSSMNSPSVELKSLQLCDREGTASADSGIGDVDDLPVPQQIRISNITCDSFKISWDMDGRGRDRITHYFIDLNKKENRKENKFKHKDVPTKLVAKAVPLPMTVRGHWFLSPRTEYTVSVQTAAKQPDGDYAVSQWSEIIEFCTADYSTVHLNQLLQKAEAIAGRMLPFTVFYRNQQKEYFQQASPSYRSRDAQCRRMLPSVKDNSGSHGSPISGKLKGIFFSCNTEFNTGKPPQDSPYGPFRFQVQPQTGCEMIQADILFNHNTNIYFGDFYCMYTSYHYVIVVLAPDGSDGDAFCKGRLPVLDRSNNCFLSCTNEEDGSLSFRHAQDVILEVIYTEPVDLSLGTVAQISGHQLMSQSTVNAKKDPSCKICNISVGR from the exons ATGGAGCCTCCTCACAGCAGCATGAACAGTCCCAGTGTGGAGCTGAAGAGTCTGCAGCTGTGTGACAGGgaag GCACAGCGTCTGCAGACAGTGGCATCGGGGACGTGGACGACCTGCCGGTTCCTCAGCAGATCCGGATCAGTAACATCACCTGCGATTCGTTCAAGATCAGCTGGGACATGGACggcagaggcagagacaggATCACACACTACTTCATCGACCTCAACAAGAAGGAGAACAGGAAGGAGAACAAGTTTAAACACAAG GACGTACCGACTAAGCTGGTGGCGAAGGCCGTCCCCCTGCCGATGACAGTGAGAGGTCACTGGTTCCTGAGTCCTCGCACAGAGTACACCGTCTCGGTCCAGACAGCCGCCAAACAGCCAGATGGAGACTACGCCGTCTCTCAATGGAGCGAGATCATTGAGTTCTGCACCGCAG ATTACTCCACCGTCCATCTGAACCAGCTGCTGCAGAAAGCCGAGGCCATCGCCGGCAGGATGCTGCCGTTCACCGTCTTCTACAGAAACCAGCAGAAAGAGTACTTCCAACAGgccag CCCCTCTTATCGCTCCAGAGACGCTCAGTGCCGGCGCATGCTGCCGTCAGTCAAAGACAACAGCGGCAGTCATGGGTCACCCATCAGCGGCAAACTGAAGGGGATCTTCTTCAGCTGCAACACCGAGTTCAACACAGGAAAACCTCCCCAGGACTCCCCATACGGACCATTCCGCTTCCAGGTACAGCCACAGACAGGTTGTGAGATG ATCCAAGCAGACATCCTCTTCAACCACAACACCAACATCTACTTTGGGGATTTCTACTGCATGTACACGTCCTACCACTACGTCATCGTGGTCCTGGCTCCTGATGGCTCGGATGGAGATGCCTTCTGTAAAGGGAGGCTACCAGTGCTGGACAGATCCAACAACTGCTTCCTGAGCTGCACTAACGAGGAGGATGGCTCTCTGTCTTTCCGTCATGCCCAGGACGTCATCCTGGAGGTGATCTACACCGAGCCGGTAGATCTGTCTTTAGGGACGGTGGCACAGATCAGTGGGCACCAGCTTATGAGTCAGTCCACCGTCAACGCCAAGAAAGACCCGAGCTGCAAGATCTGCAACATCAGCGTGGGACGTTAG
- the LOC126399467 gene encoding phytanoyl-CoA hydroxylase-interacting protein-like isoform X2 codes for MEPPHSSMNSPSVELKSLQLCDREGTASADSGIGDVDDLPVPQQIRISNITCDSFKISWDMDGRGRDRITHYFIDLNKKENRKENKFKHKDVPTKLVAKAVPLPMTVRGHWFLSPRTEYTVSVQTAAKQPDGDYAVSQWSEIIEFCTADYSTVHLNQLLQKAEAIAGRMLPFTVFYRNQQKEYFQQASPSYRSRDAQCRRMLPSVKDNSGSHGSPISGKLKGIFFSCNTEFNTGKPPQDSPYGPFRFQIQADILFNHNTNIYFGDFYCMYTSYHYVIVVLAPDGSDGDAFCKGRLPVLDRSNNCFLSCTNEEDGSLSFRHAQDVILEVIYTEPVDLSLGTVAQISGHQLMSQSTVNAKKDPSCKICNISVGR; via the exons ATGGAGCCTCCTCACAGCAGCATGAACAGTCCCAGTGTGGAGCTGAAGAGTCTGCAGCTGTGTGACAGGgaag GCACAGCGTCTGCAGACAGTGGCATCGGGGACGTGGACGACCTGCCGGTTCCTCAGCAGATCCGGATCAGTAACATCACCTGCGATTCGTTCAAGATCAGCTGGGACATGGACggcagaggcagagacaggATCACACACTACTTCATCGACCTCAACAAGAAGGAGAACAGGAAGGAGAACAAGTTTAAACACAAG GACGTACCGACTAAGCTGGTGGCGAAGGCCGTCCCCCTGCCGATGACAGTGAGAGGTCACTGGTTCCTGAGTCCTCGCACAGAGTACACCGTCTCGGTCCAGACAGCCGCCAAACAGCCAGATGGAGACTACGCCGTCTCTCAATGGAGCGAGATCATTGAGTTCTGCACCGCAG ATTACTCCACCGTCCATCTGAACCAGCTGCTGCAGAAAGCCGAGGCCATCGCCGGCAGGATGCTGCCGTTCACCGTCTTCTACAGAAACCAGCAGAAAGAGTACTTCCAACAGgccag CCCCTCTTATCGCTCCAGAGACGCTCAGTGCCGGCGCATGCTGCCGTCAGTCAAAGACAACAGCGGCAGTCATGGGTCACCCATCAGCGGCAAACTGAAGGGGATCTTCTTCAGCTGCAACACCGAGTTCAACACAGGAAAACCTCCCCAGGACTCCCCATACGGACCATTCCGCTTCCAG ATCCAAGCAGACATCCTCTTCAACCACAACACCAACATCTACTTTGGGGATTTCTACTGCATGTACACGTCCTACCACTACGTCATCGTGGTCCTGGCTCCTGATGGCTCGGATGGAGATGCCTTCTGTAAAGGGAGGCTACCAGTGCTGGACAGATCCAACAACTGCTTCCTGAGCTGCACTAACGAGGAGGATGGCTCTCTGTCTTTCCGTCATGCCCAGGACGTCATCCTGGAGGTGATCTACACCGAGCCGGTAGATCTGTCTTTAGGGACGGTGGCACAGATCAGTGGGCACCAGCTTATGAGTCAGTCCACCGTCAACGCCAAGAAAGACCCGAGCTGCAAGATCTGCAACATCAGCGTGGGACGTTAG